DNA from Hwangdonia lutea:
ACCTGTGTGCTTAGATCCTAATGGATACTTAGAAGTAATATCGGTCCATGGGTCTGGAGTTAATTGCTTAATACCAAGCGACATTTTACGGTCTTCTCTATCTAAAGTTAAGATTTGAGCTTCAACCTCGTCTCCAACAGAAACGAAATCTTGAGCCGAACGTAAATGCGTTGACCACGACATTTCGGATACGTGAATTAATCCTTCAACACCATCGGCAACCTCGATAAATGCACCGTAATCTGCAATTACAACTACTTTACCTTTTACTTTATCACCAACTTTTACAGTATCGGCTAAAGCTTCCCATGGGTGTTTGCTCAATTGTTTTAATCCTAATTGGATTCTTGATTTATTCTCATCAAAATCAAGGATTACCACATTAAGTTTTTGGTCTAATTCTACAATTTCGTTTGGATGATTAATTCTAGACCACGATAAATCTGTGATATGAACTAAACCATCAACACCACCAAGATCGATAAACACACCGTAAGATGTAATATTTTTAACAACACCTTCTAGTACTTGACCTTTTTCTAATTGACCAATAATTTCTTTCTTTTGTTCTTCAATATCAGCTTCAATTAAAGCTTTATGAGAAACGACTACGTTTTTAAATTCGTGGTTTATTTTCACCACTTTAAATTCCATAGTTTTATTTACGTACTGGTCGTAATCTCTAATTGGTTTTACGTCAATTTGAGAACCTGGTAAGAACGCTTCGATGCCAAAAACATCTACAATCATACCACCTTTAGTTCTGCATTTAACAAAACCGTTAACGATTTCACCAGTTTCGTGTGCTTTGTTTACGCGGTCCCATGCCTTAATTACACGCGCTTTTCTGTGAGATAATACCAACTGTCCTGTCGCATCTTCACGCACATCAATCAATACTTCTACTTTGTCGCCTTCTTTTAAGTCTGGGTTGTAACGAAATTCGTTTAAAGAAATTACACCTTCAGATTTTGCGTTGATGTC
Protein-coding regions in this window:
- the rpsA gene encoding 30S ribosomal protein S1; its protein translation is MAEKAKQAEVESTEAVETKTAEAPVVSEAQANPEKFLKDFNWHNYEEGIDEVDDKQLQEFEKLVAENFVDTLDDEVVEGTVVHITDRDAIIDINAKSEGVISLNEFRYNPDLKEGDKVEVLIDVREDATGQLVLSHRKARVIKAWDRVNKAHETGEIVNGFVKCRTKGGMIVDVFGIEAFLPGSQIDVKPIRDYDQYVNKTMEFKVVKINHEFKNVVVSHKALIEADIEEQKKEIIGQLEKGQVLEGVVKNITSYGVFIDLGGVDGLVHITDLSWSRINHPNEIVELDQKLNVVILDFDENKSRIQLGLKQLSKHPWEALADTVKVGDKVKGKVVVIADYGAFIEVADGVEGLIHVSEMSWSTHLRSAQDFVSVGDEVEAQILTLDREDRKMSLGIKQLTPDPWTDITSKYPLGSKHTGIVRNFTNFGVFVELEEGIDGLIYISDLSWTKKIKHPSEFCAVGDKLDVVVLELDVEGRKLSLGHKQTTDNPWDKYETEFALDTVHKAAISEIVDKGATIEFNEDIVAFVPSRHLEKEDGSKLKKGEEAEFKIIEFNKEFKRVVASHTAIFKAEEIKNVKAAVKKQASQAAEAKPTLGDANDALQALKDKMDGKK